The Flavobacteriales bacterium nucleotide sequence ACCATTGAAGAAACTCTGGCACCACGCAAAGTTGCTACCATTGAAGAAACCATCGGACTCCGTAGAACTCCAATAGAAGCTACTAGTAAAACCGCCAACCACAGTTCTTTGATCATATAATAAATTAAGTTCGTATTTTGAAGGTAAATACCAGTCGCCATAGGTAACCCCTCCCGTTGTAATTTGTAAATCATTACAAATTTGAGCCGCATAATCACTTCCATCATCACCAATTGCAACTTGCGA carries:
- a CDS encoding DUF1566 domain-containing protein, with product SQVAIGDDGSDYAAQICNDLQITTGGVTYGDWYLPSKYELNLLYDQRTVVGGFTSSFYWSSTESDGFFNGSNFAWCQSFFNGNQTNYDKLATNSVRAVRAF